The genomic DNA TTATTCCAATCAGGATGAGCCATTGCTTCCCATCTAGCACCTCCTTGAGGTGTTAAATAGTAGGTAGCATTAAACCTTTCGTCTAAGTGGTCTTGAATTCCAGCCATTGTTAAGACAACATTTGAAGTTCCCTCGGTATCGTGTTCATCAGCAAATACCCTTGCTTTAATGTCCCCTCTCTGAAACAAAGAATTCGCTGCAAGTGCTGTTTCAGCATGAGATAAGTGGTTTGAGTATGCAACATTTCTTAGTCCGTAGTAGTTGAATATTACAGCAAAATCAAGAATCAAGTATTCGACTTTTGAATTCAGATTTTCTGGTAATGTTGCGTAAGAGTTTATATCTTCATCTCCAAACAAATTTGATGCGTTTGTATCTAATTCTGGCTCGGTATACCAATGCGAAATTTCTGAGTACCACTGTTTTGCTTGTCGCTCTTTATCAATCCATTCTTGGGGTGTATTTGAGTCGATACACAATTCAAAATATCGATGCTGGTAAGTAACTTTGTAAGCTTTGGGTAAAGTTTTCCAGTACGTTGCTTTCCAAAATCCTATATCCTCCCAAAAACAAGTTTCTGAAATAAGAATTTGGTTTTCTAAATATTCACAATAATTTATAATTTCTTGGATAATCTGCTGAGAACAACAAATTATTTCTGAACGAAATAATCCAGTTATTTCATCATGCTGATAACCCAGACACCATTTATGATAATGATTCCAATTAGCACCAGTTAAGCCTTCCCACCTTGCTCCTCCCTGAGAAGTTAAGTAGTAAAAAGCGTTGAGTTTTCCATTTAGGCTTGCCCAAATCTGAGATATTGTTAGGGCTACACCTCTAATATTTTCTCCATTTTCTAATGAAAATGCTGCTAATATATCGCCACTTTGAAATAACCGATTAGCTGCTGATACCACTTCAGCATGGGACAGTCGCCAATCAGATGCGACATTTATGAAAATTTCTGTCTCTGTTAAAGCAGACAAGATAATTAAATACTCTACTCTGTTTATAGTCATTTGCTGGTTAATTACACAGGATCTATATCAAGCGTAAAAGGTTATGTTCAAGTCAAGTGATTGATTTAGAGTTCAGAATTGTGAATTTTCCGGCTATTTGCATTTTTTATATTCAAAATAGAAAATCTTACTCTTTTCTTTGGCCCTGTGAGAGTATCTTCACAACATTCACATCTTCCGAGTGAGCCAGCGCTAGATGACGACCAATCTTGGTCTTTTCGGACGTTATCGTTAGCACTTATCTCTACATTGTAGTGACGCGCACCACCGTCTTTTGTAGGCTTTGGATAAGGACAAGGTAAGTTATCATCGGCTTTATATGGTAAAGCTCCTATGGGAGGAAGCAAACTCTGCAACCACCATAGTCTTTCTCTATTTGGCTGTCTGTTATTTGCTAATTCGCGCCTTGTTTTTTGTAAATTATTCGCTGCATCTTCAAGGCTGTTAAATCTAAAACCAATTAGGATACCCTGTTCTCCCCCTGTTCCTCTAAATATTGTCTTACACTTGACATATTTCTTGAGTTCAGGGTCATCTGCACAAGTTTTACAATCAGGATTCGGCAAAGCTGGCGAACTTGGAGAAACAGGTGCAGGTGAAGGGGATGGTGAAGGACGAGGGTTTGGTCGATTAAGCCCTGGAGTAGGAGTAGTCTGAGTTCCCTGCGGCCGAATCAACCCCCTACGCACCCTCTCCTCAAACAGTCGATCGTTTTGACCAGCCGGCAAAGGATTCAGCAACCCACCACCACCAGGAGGCGCAAGCAATATACCCGCACCACCCAAACCAGGCAAACCCCTCAAAAACGGAATCAAACCTCCCGCAGGTGGTGCAGTCACAGGTATCGCTACGGGCACCTGTTCTCCCGACGGGTCAGTATAATTAGTCGGACTATTCCCCACATACCGATAAAGATTAGCATCCCCACCCCCAAACCCAATCGTATCCTCACTAATAAACCTCCCCACAAACGGATCGTAATACCTCGAATAATTACAACTCTCAATGTTGCCAGAAAGTAATGAAATTCAGTGGGCAAGAATGCGCTCGCATCTAGCCAAAGAGTACAGTTTGCCTTTAAAATTGCTCGATTTATTGCACTCTCATTCTTGGCTATATGCCGATAGCGAAGCCAAAGCTGTCTTTACGAAGCAGACACTATACGGAGAAACCTGTGAAGCTTTCGTTCTGGATGAAATCGGCAACTTTACTACAACCCATACTCTGCCATCTGAAGCTACGTTCTGGGTAACAACCACGGGGGAAATTGAGCGAGCAATGATTGCCTGTAATCCAATTGAAACCCTTTCAATTCTGCTTATTGAACGGGAAAACAACCCGAATAACTTTGCAACTGTACCACCCACAATTTACATAGGAATTGAACGAGCTTCACAACTGCCTAGACAATTCTTACAAGAACTCGATACCGTTATTATAGCAATAGCAGAAGATTCTCTGCTTGCTCAAAATGTACTCGCGCTGCTTCCGAATGCAGAAATTGCCAATCCACAGTCAAGTTGGAATGATATCTGGATACAATTAATTGAGCAAAAACAGCTAATTGAGCGAGAACAGCTAACTTATAAACAAAATAGCCAACACCAAAAACAACGCATTCAAGAAATTGAACTGGATTAGTTGTAAACCACAGTAGCACGCCATTCGATTGAACTGGATTAGTTATTAACAGCAGTAGCACGCCATTCCATTTAACCAGACAACTGAACTGCAACTACTGCATTAAAACGGCTACCGCCCTTGTTTCGAGACATTGACAAAAATAGCTGCAAAAAGCGAGTTCCGAGGCGGGAATTTTTTAGGCAGCTTTAACTGTAACTACCTGCAATACTAAACAGCCTTAACCAGTCCGAGTTTGAATTTGGGTTCTTGACAGCGTTAACACACCAGCTTAAAACTTATCAATATACCTATCCCGCCTATCGGCTCGACTGAGCCAACCTGCCCGAAAAACCGAATCTTTATTCCCCGGTGCGCTCCATTTCAAATAATCTTGTCTGTGTCGTTCATTAAGCGCCCTCGCTAGTTGTTTCGGGTCAGCAATGTTGCCAATTTCCCTCAAATATTGTCTCGACCTTCCCACTCCCGAATTAATAGCAATATCGGCACATACTTCAAAAGCAGGCTGAGACAACTCAGCACAACCACCAGGTGCAAAATAATCCTGTTTGTAAATCTGTGCAACCGCAGTCTTAAATGCCACAGGATTCTTATCATAAGCAAACTTGACAAACATAGATGGATGACCGCTAAATCCTGTACCTAAAACTGACAGTAAATCGTTGCGATGATGCCAACCCACACTAGGGATAATTCCCATGCAAGTAAAGCCTTTTTGTCCTTGAAACCAGTTGCCACTGTCGTTACCCAAATTTTGACAGCCTCCCTCAAAGCCAAAAGCTAATTGTAATGCGGCTTCTGCTTTAGTATTTGGTATGCTCACAGCATCTTTTTGTGTTTTTCCAGTAACTTTATCAGCCGTAATTTGAGCAACACTAATTAACTGCTGTGCGGGTTCGGATTGGATGACTGGTGGCACTAAAATGTAAGCTCCAGTTAGCACTACTGCACCCCAAGTAACCAGCCTAAAATCAAATTCATCCCGATGTTTAATTTTGTAAACTGTCATTGACTTTCCTCTGGCAATTTACCTGTTAAAGCTTGATAAATATAGCCCGTTTGTGGCGGCACTTTCTCGCCATCAGTCCCCCCTGGACGCTGTTGAAAATGAAGGTGTGGCCCAGTGCCAGCCGTACCCGATTTAGCTATGACTGTGCCTACTTTTTGAAAGCCGCTTTTGCACTCTCCAACGGGCAAATGTAAGTAGTCAAAACTAACGCCCCAT from Kamptonema formosum PCC 6407 includes the following:
- a CDS encoding glycosyl hydrolase 108 family protein — translated: MTVYKIKHRDEFDFRLVTWGAVVLTGAYILVPPVIQSEPAQQLISVAQITADKVTGKTQKDAVSIPNTKAEAALQLAFGFEGGCQNLGNDSGNWFQGQKGFTCMGIIPSVGWHHRNDLLSVLGTGFSGHPSMFVKFAYDKNPVAFKTAVAQIYKQDYFAPGGCAELSQPAFEVCADIAINSGVGRSRQYLREIGNIADPKQLARALNERHRQDYLKWSAPGNKDSVFRAGWLSRADRRDRYIDKF
- a CDS encoding RHS repeat-associated core domain-containing protein, whose product is MGRFISEDTIGFGGGDANLYRYVGNSPTNYTDPSGEQVPVAIPVTAPPAGGLIPFLRGLPGLGGAGILLAPPGGGGLLNPLPAGQNDRLFEERVRRGLIRPQGTQTTPTPGLNRPNPRPSPSPSPAPVSPSSPALPNPDCKTCADDPELKKYVKCKTIFRGTGGEQGILIGFRFNSLEDAANNLQKTRRELANNRQPNRERLWWLQSLLPPIGALPYKADDNLPCPYPKPTKDGGARHYNVEISANDNVRKDQDWSSSSAGSLGRCECCEDTLTGPKKRVRFSILNIKNANSRKIHNSEL